The Arachis duranensis cultivar V14167 chromosome 9, aradu.V14167.gnm2.J7QH, whole genome shotgun sequence genomic sequence AGAAAATACAACCAAAAGAaatatgaaatcattattgacttttctctcaagtgtttcacTCTTAGACTTTTTCTCAATTTCTCTCTTTCAGCATTTTTCCTCtcaaagaaaatatagaaagatatacattgaaattgaaatacaaaatagtaaaacatgaataaaatgatGATTATGCAGCTTTGACTCTATGAATTGAACCCATCTTCTGAATTCATAACCTTATTCTTCATCTTGGCGGAGTGCTTTTTTTAGTGTAGGTACAATAATTCTAAAACTTCAAACACAGTAGTGAGGTTTCACACAGCTCTCTTTCTCTCGGGTTTTTTCTCTCCTTGAGTCCCAACCAGGAATATTTTTTCCTTTGTGCATTGTGTTGAGTCACAGTTAAGGTTTCTCTCAAGTGAACTTCTTGGACCTTGAGCTTGTATAGTTTATCACTTCTCTTTCTTCAATCAACCCCTAAATTAGggatttcaatttttgaaatatttgttTGACCAAAGACAACACGATAGCAGATGTGAGCTTATTCAATGATAATCCCAAATTCAAACTATCGAAAATGTGGTTTGACTCCAAGTAACTTTTCAAGCCATTGATTCACAGCAGTGGAAATCAGAAACCACTTTCTCTATTTATCTCAAGTTGGCGTTGCAGAAAAGtgaagaagaagtgaagaaattAACTTGCATATAAATGGAAATAAATCACCTTTATCCTCTAATTTAGCTTAACTTGCTTTGATTAAGGCGATTAGATATTTACTttcttgatttacttttctctttctttcttctctagtGAATAAACCAAAATGAAGaagctttctctctctttcttcttgaaTCTGACCGAAGAAAGTTTTGTGAACGTTGGTTTTGGTTGGCTTCAACTTGGATGAATCAATCTGCGCTTGAATTGACTTGACTTTCCATTCAATCCAAATGATTTctttatttcatttcttttggACTTTGTTTGTGGATCAAAAAACTCACCATTACCTTTGTTTCTTGGTTCCATTGGTTTGGGCTAGttgcttctttaatttttggtttGCAACACTAACTAAAGCAATAAAAACTAATTGGGTATTTAACCCATTAAAtcaatgtttgtcatcattatttaaattagttatgttTTTAACTCGACAGTTTGCCTTCCAAATTTGATTCTAAAGTGTTTACCATGAGAAAACTAAGGATTTATCAACACTAACACTAACAGAGTTAATAATCTCACTACACGCTTTTGAACAAAGACTAACAAGTTAAAATGATAAAGATTCAATAAAAATGCATTTTAGTGTaagtttaatataaaatttcataatcaaaataaaagaggagaagaaaaaaggcAATAAAATTCTAGAAAGTCAAACACTtctagaaaaatagaaaataaaattaaagataggaaAATAATATTCTATGTAGCTTATGCAAGAAGGCCAACCACCTAGAGAAAGATTGTTGGCATAGTGTAAAACTACAGTGCCGCAATTATAAAAAGTTCGTGTATATGGAAAAAGACTACAGGATGAAAATTAACCATCGAGCCAACTTCTCTGAAACAAAGGAGAGAGAAGAATGTCTCTTATATGCATCCTCGTAAGAAGAGtgcaagaagaaaaatgacATATGAAATCTCGACAATGGTTGCAGTAATTACATGACAGGTGATTAAAGCTTATTCAGTGACATCAATAAATCTATTCAATTTGGCATCAGGCTTGGAGATGAAACCATCATATAGGCAAATGGTAAAGGTATAATTACCATCCACACTAAAATAAGAACTAAGAATATTCATGATATTCTGTCAGTTCTTAAACAAGCACAAATTTTACTTAGTATTGGCCAAATGATAGAAAAAGGCTGCGTATTACACTTTGAAGAAGACTCATGTACTATACGTGAAaggaaaactaaaaaatttctaGCAATTGTcaaaatgaaaaacaagagCTTTCCGCTAGAATAGAGTTATATCATTGAAACTACATTAAAGGCACAAGAAGATAATTTACGGTTGTGGCATCAAAAGCTTGGTCATTTTCACTTTCATGGATAAAATCTACTACACCAAAAGCAGCTAATGAGAAATCTACTAAGTATTACAGAGATAATCAACTTTAATGCTTACTTGGCAAGCAACATCGTCAACCATTTTCTTTTGGAAGAGCTTGGCGAGCCAAAAAGATGCTTGAATTAATTCACATTGACATTTTTGGTCCGATAAAAACTCCATCACTCAATAACACTAGGTACTTCATTCTCTTCATCATCAATAATTATACCAAAATGACATGAATATATTTCCTACATGAAAGATTAGAAATTTTTGGCATCTTCAAGAAGTTCAAGCAATATGTGGAGAAGCAAAGCAATAGTAGCAGTATTTCGTAATGGCAGAGAAATTGAAGACACAtccaaataatttaataaattttgcgAAAAAGTGGGCATCAAACTCATTTCACAGTTGGATATGCTCATGAACAAAATGAATTATCTGAGAGGAAACTTAGAACTGTGATGAAGATGGTACGCTTGATTCTCAAAGAGAAAAATATGCTAACTATCTTCTGGGCAGAAACTGTATACACCGCAATATATCTATTAAATTGTTGTCCCACTAAAACAGTAGAAAATAAAACTCCAATTAAAGCATAGAGTGGGCAAAGCCTTCCACAAGTACCTAAGAGTTTTTGGATGTATATGTTATGTCTACATCCgtacacaaaaaaaaagttctTTAGATAAAGTACACAATTAAAAGAATATAGTGTGCACCCTAAgagaactaaaaaaaaatatatactttaaatttattctaatattatgttattttaattataagtttattattttatttttaatcacatttgTTGAATTAGTAAATAGATCAAAGAAACATCAAATTAGAAATTATAGACAAATTCAAGTTCAAATATGGATATTAACTTCTCAGTAACAAGTTTATTCTTTATAAACAAGTGcatcataaataaatttttttataaattattgttaaagtTTTAAAAGCCCGATTTTCACGCGGTTTAAATCCGGTATAATTGTGGGCCAAAAATATTTGAGTCTAGAGTCGGGTTagggtttaaaaaataaacccGACGTATATTTAGGGTCGATTTTGAGTTAGAACAAACCCAGTTTCACATGGTCATGTACTCCCATGATTTGGAGAAGTAAACGTGTTATAAGTATTAAAAGtgaaaagtttaaatttaaattagtttagtgtaaatctgaatttttaactAATCTTATACATCTATTAATCTAAATTAACTATCTAATTTTACtgttatttaaaattatctattttaaaaaattcagtgcaaataaacataaagaaattattaatttaaaatttaaatgggTTGGTTTCTCAAAAAACAATGTACTAATTTTAAATAGATAGTTTTAAATTATGTGACATATGTGATATGTGCATTAATAAGTTAGTTAAAATTCTTCGTTATTTTGAAActgctcattttttttattatttaaaatcgtctattttttttattatttgaaacgTTTCATTTTTAAGAGTTTGGTCTAATTtaagttattaatattttttattatttttaaaattatatttttatatttaaaaatatacatattttttttatattataaacaagaaaattatgaatatatcttatttatatatttataattatctcATTCACAGTATAAACGTAATAAATCAATGTGATGTAAATTGATAAATATcctataaattatatatttcctTAATTAAAATAATCGGCACAATTACTTGgttctgtttttcttttcttttttacttgGCATGTGCTTATTACTTTCCCCTTCTAAACCATGCATAGGTTTGGGCGTTGGACTTTTGATTCTGATTTTAGGAGCTTCTTGCATATGCCTGATGTATCGGAAAAGGAAACTAATCCAATTGAAATACAAGTTCTTTGAACAAAACGGTGGTCTCGATTTACAAGAAAAGCTTTTCCATGCTAAAATCTTCACTGCAGAGCAACTTATGAAGGCCACCTGCAACTTTGATGAGAGACTAATCATTGGTACAGGACATAACAGTACGGTTTTCAAAGGAATTTTGTCCAATAATAGGGTTGTTGCTATCAAGAAGTTCAGGGAACTAGATCAGAGCCTAATCGAGGAATTCGTTGATAGGTTGGTCCTTCTAGAACAAATCAGACACAAGAATGTGGTCCCCATATTGGGTTGTTGTTTAGAGAGTGAAATTCCTTTTCTGGTTTATGAATTTTGCGATAATGCTACCCTTTTTGACAACCTACACAAGGAAGACAAGATCGAATTATCATGGAAAATTCGTCTACAGATAGCAATAGAGGTAGCTAGAGCTCTAGAGTATTTGCACTCGAGTGTCGCAATAATACCAATCATCCACGCAAATGTCACGAGTGCCAACATTCTGCTTGATGACACTAATACTGCCAAATTACTATTTGATTTTACTTCAATGTATCAAGTTGATTATTTGGACCCGGAGTATTTTCACATACGGCAATTTACCGAGAAAAGTGATGTGTATAGTTTTGGGGTTGTTCTTGCAGAATTGATAATAGGGGATAAACCAATTAATGTTGAGAATCCAAAAGGGGAATTTCCCCTTCTTGCTAAGCAGTTCATCTTAACTTTGGAAAAGAATTGCCGGCTTGATATTCTTGAAACTGGCATTGTGAATAAAGAAAATGAGGAGGAAATCATCCAAGTTGCTCTACTTGCAGCAAAGTGTTTGAGACTTCATGCAAAAGAAAGGCCTAGCATGGGAATGGTTGCAGTGGAGTTGGAGAATATAAGAGAGAAGCATCAAATCAAACGCAATTCAGACCTAAGTTTGACCAAGAGTCTTCACTTGTTTGATGATACATTTGAGCATGGCAATAGTAGCACTAGCAGTGTCCAAAACAGTGGCTACGAATCATGTACCGATTCAATGTAAGAAGTATCAATCAAAAGTTTATAGCAATGATTTCATTGGAATATTGGATCGTATAATAATATTAGGTAAAATATGAAAATGTTTATCGGGTATGAAGCACCAAAAACAGTAACTGATCTATacgtatttttaattttttattcttcttttccagACCATATACATGGATGAATATTTTCGTTGACCAGCATCCTCCTTCTTTCCCATCTCAaacacattcttcttcttcttcttcttcttctcccaacTCCAAACCTAGAATCCAAAAAGTAAAAGGAAGATGGAGAACTATAAGGCAAAATTCATGTGTAGCTACGGCGGCAAGATCCAAAGCAACACACCCGACCACACTAAGCTCTCCTACGTCGGCGGCCACACCAAGATCCTCTACGTTCACCGCACCCCCATAACCTTCCCTGTTATGCTCGCCAAGCTTGCCACCCTCTGCAATGCCGCCTCCGCCGACGTCTCCTTCAAGTACCAGCTTCCCGGCGAGGATCTCGACTCCCTTATCTCCGTCACCGACGATGACGACCTCGAAAACATGATGATCGAGTACGATCAACTCCACAGCTTTTCCCCTAAAACTGCTCGCATGCGACTCTTCCTCTTCCCCAACCTCCCTCTTGATTCTGCTGCCGCTTCATCTGAACCCGAACCCGACCCGGCCGTAAGGCAGTTACAGCTTCCTCCTCCTccacctcctccttcttcttcattatctTCCCGTTTGGTTGGTCCGTTGAGTACTCATGGAAAGTACGATGTGTTTATCAGTTTTAGGGGTGAGGACACGCGCACCAACTTCACCTGTCATCTTCACGAAGCACTGTGCAGAAAGCGAATAAAGACCTTCATCGATTACGAGCTTCACAAAGGCGATGAAATCTCGCCGTCGCTCTTTCGCGCAATCGAGGATTCGTATGTGTCTGTTATCGTCTTCTCGGAGAACTATGCTGACTCCAAGTGGTGCCTTGAAGAACTCGTGAGGATATTGGAGTGTAGAAAAGAATATGGACAGGTTGTTATACCTGTGTTCTATGAGATTGATCCATCACATGTAAGGAAGCAGAATGGAAGTTACAAAGAAGCGTTTGAGAAGCACATGCAAAATTCCATGCTTGATATGAACAAGATTCAAAAATGGAAGGATGCTCTGGCTGAAGCAGCTGATTTGGCTGGCTGGGATTCTCACTCTCGCTCCTATAGGTAATGATTCGTTTGCCAAATAGTAAACTGAGAAATTCTTCATTATTCAGTAAATGGATTCTACTAAATTGCACTTTACCTCCCTCAATTTAATGTAATGCGTATTTTAGTCTCAGGTctgattgataaatttttaatccatGGTGAGCAAATATAATGAGCAAAATGCCAAATGACGCCTGGAATTTGTTTCGCGCCTCAAAATGTTCTTTGAAATTTCAATTAATCTAATTTGAATTCCAAATTTTGATGGTGACAATCAAGTTTATGATAATTCCATTAAGTCTCAGTCACAGGGAAGTTGGGCAAAGCGAAGATGAATCCAAAGACATCAAGAACCCACATTTGAGAATTTAAATTGGGTTAAATGAAATTTGGGGAGCTATTTTAAGGCGCAAGACAAATTTCTAGGGTCATTTGGATCTTTACTCCAAACttggtataaaatataaaaagtttttatatcaaaattgtaTATTAGATTTGTTCATACCTAATGTATAGTGCAATTATTTTAGGGGGAACACATATTTAAGAAAGTTCAAGGATAGATTTGCATATATAGTTTTAAGGAatctaaaaaatctaaattgcAATCAATGCGCTATAATGAATAATGGTTCTTTCActtaacaattaaaatttttatgctcTATTTCATACTGTAGGGATGACACTGAACTCATTCAAAGGATTGTCAAAGACGTTTTGCAAAAGCTAATTTACCATTACCCACCCAATGATTTTAACGGCCTTGTTGGTATTCAGGAAAAGTCTGCCCCTTTAGAATCATTACTAAGAGAAGCTCGATCGGTTGGTATATGGGGGATAGGTGGGATAGGCAAAACAACTATTGCGAGATATATATTTGACAAATACTCTCATGGGTTCGAAGGTTCATGCTTCTTGGAAAATATACGGGAAAGATCAGGAGATCATGTGCAAGGACTACATGATTTACGTGATCAACTTTACTCAGTGCTGTTGAATGAAAAAGTTCGCCAAAGTAGCACAGCAAAATCAACTTTTGTTGAGTGCAGGATCCGCAGACAAAGCAATTTCATAGTTCTTGATGATGTGAGTAGTTCAAAGCAGTTGAAATACCTGGTTGGGGAGCTTGAATCCTATGGTCCAGGTAGTAAGATCATCATTACAACTAGAGATAAAAGTGTGCTGCAAAACCGGAGAGTTGAGAAAATACATGAGGTGGAGGGGTTAGATTCCCCTACATCCCTAACATTGTTCAGCTTGAATGCATTTAATGAAGACTCTCCTGAAGTGGGATATAAAGAGCTGTCAAGAAGGGCAGTTAACTATTGCAAAGGTGTCCCCCTAGCCTTAGTAGTGTTGGGTTCTTTCCTTCATTCTAAAACTGAAGCTGAATGGGGAAGTGCGCTGAACAAAATCGAGAAGATTCCCAATGAAGAAATTCAAACTGTGCTAAGGTTGAGTTATGATGAGTTAGATTATGAGGAGCAACAAATATTTCTAGACATTGCGTGTTTTCTTAAGGGAGAGCTAAAAGAAAACATAGTTAGTCTATTAGACAGTTGCAGCCTCTATCCAGTTATTGGCATGAGATCCCTTCTTGATAAGGCTCTCATAACTATATCTAATGATTCTGTAGGGATGCATGACTTGATACAACAAATGGGTTGGGAGATCGTTCGTCAAGAATCTATTGAAAATCCTGAAGATCGTAGTCGCCTGTGGGATCTTGACGATACTTGTGATGTTCTCAAAAACAATAAGGTAACAGACACTCACATTTCCTTTTAACAAGACTCTCattaatttgattcaatttgCTTTTTTTCTCTGTGCTTTTGTCAGGGAACTGGTGCAATTCAAGGCATGAAGTTAGATACATATCAAATTCGACAAAACCTAAGCTTGAGTGTTGACACTTTCAAAAAGATGCCTaatctaaaatatctcaaaTTCTTTATCTCCGTAAGGGAGCATGGCAAATTATCTGGTCTGCAGCTTCCTGAGGAGTTGGAGTCTTTTTCTGAGAAATTAAGGCACCTTGAGTGGCATGCATATCCTTTGCCTTCTCTACCGTCAAATTTTTGTCCTGAAAAGCTTGTCACTCTTCGAATGCCTAATGGTCAATTTAGAAGACTCTGGAACAAAGTGCAGGTTTGTCCATGTGTATTACCTTGCTTCGGATTTTAGCCAGAAAAAGGCACTTTCCACTAATGATTTCCCATTGTGATGTCTCCATTTTCTTTGTTATAGGATCTTGTTAATCTGAAGGATGTAAACCTAGCTGGATGCCAAGAATTGGTGGAGCTccctgatctgtctaaggcaaAAAATCTTAGAAATGTGGATCTCTTTGGCTGTAGAAGTTTAAGCAACATCCATCCATCCATTTTATCTTGCAGCACACTTGAGCGTTTGGATCTAACTGGCTGCTCAAAGCTTGAGACGCTTGAAAGCCAGACTCATTTTAAATCACTTTGGCACCTCAATGTCAGTGGCTGCAAAAGTCTAGCTAAATTTTCTGTGTCTTCAGAAGAAGTTGAAGTCTTGGATTTAATGATGGGAGTCAAAGTGTTACACCCATCCATTGGGCGTTTCAGCAAAGCAAGAATCTTACATGTCGATGGGCATCGACTTGAGAATCTTCCAAAGGAATTGTCTTGTTTGAAATCTCTTGAGACGCTTTCGCTACATAGATGCAGCCGTGTAAGCTCCAAAGAAAACCTGCATCTCGTGTTTAATGGCTTGCAATCATTGCGTGAACTGTATTTTATGGACTGTCATTACTTGTTTGAGCTCCCCGACAATATCAACCAGCTATCGTCGCTACAAAAGTTAGCTTTGGATGGAAGCTATGTGGTGAGGTTGCCGGAGACCATCAAGCATCTTTCAGCACTGGAAACATTGTCATTAAAGGGTTGCAGGAGGCTTCAATCTTTGCCAGAGCTTCCATCATCCATTATTCGTTTGGAAGCAGACAACTGCACATTGTTGCCCATAGCATCATCAAGTTTAACAAATTTTAGGCCGAAAGAAGATGGCAGAAGTGATGATTCATTTCATAATTGTGTGAATTTCCATGTACAGAAACATACTGATTCATTCCATCAATATTTAAGGGACTTAGCGCACCGATATGAGTTAAGAAGGATTAAAAGAAGAGGAGGGGGAGGACGAAGAGCAATGTTTGCAGATATCAATTTCAGAATCTTCTACCAAGACCACAGAATACCAAAGTGGTTCACGTATCAAACAAAGGGAGCTTCCATAACTTTTGAACTTGATCAGCCTTATGATCTCTGTTCTAGTTTCGTTCTCTGCGTTGTTATCGCACCCGGTTGGCCTTCCCCAATCAAATATGGCCTTATTCTTCAGTATCAATGCCACTTGGAAGATAGTGACATGAACAAATATTCAACTAGTAAAATTCTTCTTGATGACGTTCCTGCAGAACGGGATTTTGATCATATTTATATGTCACTTGACCGTGGTGGCATCATAGAGGCAATTAAggcatacaaattaaaatacggGAGTCACAGCGTCAGCGAGTGTTACAATAACCTAAAGGTCACAATTGAATTCTATTTCTACTGTTGCACATTTCAGTGGAATCAGGATCATGACTGGTTGATCAGAGAGTGTGCGGTTTATCCACTTGTTGCCCCTGATTCTCGGTTGAAGCAGGTGGAATTGGAATTGGAGCTGGGCATGGAAAACAAAAGGCCTAGGGGTATTCTTGAGATGGAGCATACTGAAGGTGGGGTTGGAGTTGGAAGCTCCAGTGACCGAGGACCACTCCCTTCCACAAAGAAACTCAAAGAACTTTGCTAGTGGACACaggtttctttcttcttctgaatTCTTAATTTCTTACTCATGTATtaactttctttttctctttgtaGCTTCTCACAATGTGATGATAACTtcttttgaaaagaaagaaagaaagaaaaataaattatttttactacaTTCTTGACAAATTCTGAAGATGAAATAAGATTCATGAGAATAGTTTGACTATTTGTAgctgaaaaatatataataatataatagataatttgGCTCATAATCTTATAGTCAAATTTTATAGTTATTCATGAGAATTCGTATGATTTTGATTTCGTTTCATACATAATTTGTTCTCAACAAGTTTTTTTCGGCTCTATTGTTTAGACATTGTTACCTTAAATTCGATTTATCCAGTTTAAAAATTTCCtaccataatattttttttctttgtccaCAACCTAAACTCAACACTATTGAAAAGGAAATGAGTTTGCTTATTACTTAACCAATGGTGTTTGTTACTAACTAGTACATATTTGACAAGGTGGCAAcagattaattaatttaatttttaataacctaaaaatatataattttattcttaaatcatattaatctattttttttcttttgatagaCTTGATTGGAATATTGGATATGATACTTTGGCCCCTGAGGAGGGGGTTGATTGGTTGAATCAGGGGTATTTAAACTTAACACAACACTAAAATAGAGCCAAGTAATGGTAGGAATTTCCTGAAATGGCTAGTTGTGCATGAGAAGAGAGATTAAATTGTGCttagatatatttttctgaAATTATAAACTTAATAAGAAAAGTTACCAAATCTAATAAATGTGAAGAAGGACACATTTTGAGGTTTGTAAAGCACTCAATTTTGTAGCAGTTTACTACTCCTTTGGGAACTAAAGAAGgtttttggtcgccttttaATCTTGTAAAGAGCAGTCTAATGTTTGGATCTGGAGAAAGTTTGACTATTTTAAACTTTCTCGTTTAAGTTTGGAATTAGAGAAGGTGGACTTGAATACGAATAGGGGATCAAATACGATTTATGATGAACACACTAATCCATTTAGCTGACTGCACAGTATGTTATTGTTACTGGGATCAGAGAGAAAAAATAAGAGATTAGAAGTTTAGAACAGCTTGTTAAAACTGTTACTACAACATTATTCTAGGATAAGGTTTTAACTTCTTTTGTGAAAAAGATTCTCGAAAACCTTCCCATTTCTCATTCAACTTCTCTTGCTTAGATATTGCACTTGCATATGAGACTTCAGAATTGTTAATTGCCAACATTAGCTCCTTGCTTTCAGCTACCCAATCCTTAGCCTCATCTGTTAGTTTCCTCCTTTTGCCATCGCATTCTTCCAAGTCCTTATTCAACTTGGTCCGTTtcatttggatgatttttctttGTTCGACAAGAAATCGAATTTGTTCGTCAAGATCTTCAACCTCTCTCTCAACACTTTCTGCTTGAATCTTGTAttgtttcattctttcttttacTAATTCTTGCTGTTTCCTAGCATCTAACATTTTCTGCAcaagtttttctttttgttccaAGCGGCTAGTGTGGTCTTCAACTACTTTTTGGGTCGACGCAAAACTTTTGATCAGATCCTCAACAGAAGATGTCATGCTTTTGACAAGCTTTGTTATACTGGGAGAAACTTCTTCATCTGATGCCTGTTCTATGCATTGCAAAGAAATTTGTAACTTGTGTTGTAATTCAATGTCACCAAGAATGTTTTCAAGTGACTTTTCGAGTATGCATTCAAGATTATGCAGAGCTTCCCTTATGGCAACATCGCTTGCAGAACAGGCTGGTTTCAGCAACGACTTCTGTCTTCCCAACAAGATGCTCTCAAGTTCAGCAAGAGGATCTTCATCTGGCTCATCTTCGACTTTAGGTTTGTCGAGACCcattctttccttttttctttcctGGTTTGGTTTTTCAACGGTCAGATCATTAATTTCAGGATGAACCAGGAGTTGTCTTCTTAGTAGCATTGGATTTTCTTTATAGTGCTTAGATCCTCCTGTGGTATTTGGTTGATCATAAAAGTTTTGAAGTGGCATGTCTTCAGGCGCATATTCTTTGCTGGCTGAATCTGAATTAACAAGCAGATCCAATCCAGCATCAAAATCAATTGGCCTTTCTTCATTTCCTTTGCTTTTGACCTAGGCAGTATAATCAGATTGACAAAATGACATTGttgttatatttataaaatactaaaatggaAGTGTTAATGTTTTATACTTTTAGCACATCATAACTAAGATGAAtgagaaaatttttcaaaataaaacaaCCATTGACTTACAGCTTTTGTTGACTCTGAGTTATTTTCCTCAAGACCTTTTCTATCACCATTCTTGATTTTCTTGCAATTAGATTCCATTCTCCTACATCAGAAAAATGGTCTGTACTCCTAGGATCTATTTCAATAGTCTCAGACTTCATTTCTTCTGTGGCTACAAACAAGAAACAAATGATAAGttgaaaaacacacacacacacacaaaaagtGATAGATTCAACACCGAGTAAAGACATACCTTACTCGAGTCCTATAACATCTTTTGATAAATTCGTTGGTTTTCGTGTAAAGACTTTACTTCTTGTATTGTGTGATTGTTAAAACTTAAATATTAATGCTATTTATTTTCTTGGTTACATATATAAATGCTATTAATTAATCATCAAAGGAATGAGCAACAACCACAGATGCACACACTATAAAAGATTAGTCAGAGTTACATACCTACTTTCCTATCGCAGCAACATTGCACGCATAATTCCGTTCCTGGATTCTGCATCCGGATTCTCTTGCTGCTACTTTTCTCCTTGTGTGACCTTACTTTCTTTCTAGTTTTTGGTTGTGGGAGTGGAGGGGTTGAGGGAGGAGGGGGAGGGGGATCCCTTCTCCAAGTCCTTCCTCTTGTCTAAATCCATTTCCAGTTCTGGTAAAACACACTGCAATTCTGAATCACTTATGAGGTGTACACCACACTCTTGAATAGCTATAGATCCATCAACTTCCCCTGTGTCAGCTGTTACACTGAACTCAAAATAGACCTTTGGTTCATAAAATCTGAGAATGTTGTCACAATGGAATGGATCATACAATAAATAAACATGATACGAGTTCAGCTCACTAACTGCTTTATCTTGCCATGTAGCCTTTAGGCCTCCTGCCAAATTGCATTCACACTGTATTTTTGCACCGCACTGCTTCATTCCATTGGATGGTGAGAGAACCACACAGTAGATGAAGCCCAGCAAGTTGGAACAGGTAGGAAGATGAACGGTAATGGAGGAAGAGTTTGTTATTCGAAATGTGAATTGCTCGGGGACTCTGCTTCCTGGTAAACAGGCATCCATACAGTTATAATTATAACTATGGATGGCCACATGGAATCTTCTTACCAACACATTGTGAAATGCAGCACTCAACATTGTTAAATGCAAGCTTTCCATGATAGAATACAGTGAGTTTCCATTCAGTTTCAAGCTATTCTTGAATGAAATGTGTTTCGTCTTTCCCACCAT encodes the following:
- the LOC107464318 gene encoding wall-associated receptor kinase 3-like; this translates as MGDMQNDGTCTGIGCCKVDIPPLAMKNNNISIEANSFSNFNTSWGFNNCSYSFIAKKGGYRFSVSHLMKGVALEGVPMVVDWSVGEYGCEVSRKDLSGYVCRGNSSCEDSKTGYGYQCTCNKGFEGNPYHPEGCRDVEECKNYNTHNCISENHCRETEGSFECFCPAGESGDGKREGKGCHPSVVRTRVAITGLGVGLLILILGASCICLMYRKRKLIQLKYKFFEQNGGLDLQEKLFHAKIFTAEQLMKATCNFDERLIIGTGHNSTVFKGILSNNRVVAIKKFRELDQSLIEEFVDRLVLLEQIRHKNVVPILGCCLESEIPFLVYEFCDNATLFDNLHKEDKIELSWKIRLQIAIEVARALEYLHSSVAIIPIIHANVTSANILLDDTNTAKLLFDFTSMYQVDYLDPEYFHIRQFTEKSDVYSFGVVLAELIIGDKPINVENPKGEFPLLAKQFILTLEKNCRLDILETGIVNKENEEEIIQVALLAAKCLRLHAKERPSMGMVAVELENIREKHQIKRNSDLSLTKSLHLFDDTFEHGNSSTSSVQNSGYESCTDSM
- the LOC107464439 gene encoding TMV resistance protein N-like; translation: MENYKAKFMCSYGGKIQSNTPDHTKLSYVGGHTKILYVHRTPITFPVMLAKLATLCNAASADVSFKYQLPGEDLDSLISVTDDDDLENMMIEYDQLHSFSPKTARMRLFLFPNLPLDSAAASSEPEPDPAVRQLQLPPPPPPPSSSLSSRLVGPLSTHGKYDVFISFRGEDTRTNFTCHLHEALCRKRIKTFIDYELHKGDEISPSLFRAIEDSYVSVIVFSENYADSKWCLEELVRILECRKEYGQVVIPVFYEIDPSHVRKQNGSYKEAFEKHMQNSMLDMNKIQKWKDALAEAADLAGWDSHSRSYRDDTELIQRIVKDVLQKLIYHYPPNDFNGLVGIQEKSAPLESLLREARSVGIWGIGGIGKTTIARYIFDKYSHGFEGSCFLENIRERSGDHVQGLHDLRDQLYSVLLNEKVRQSSTAKSTFVECRIRRQSNFIVLDDVSSSKQLKYLVGELESYGPGSKIIITTRDKSVLQNRRVEKIHEVEGLDSPTSLTLFSLNAFNEDSPEVGYKELSRRAVNYCKGVPLALVVLGSFLHSKTEAEWGSALNKIEKIPNEEIQTVLRLSYDELDYEEQQIFLDIACFLKGELKENIVSLLDSCSLYPVIGMRSLLDKALITISNDSVGMHDLIQQMGWEIVRQESIENPEDRSRLWDLDDTCDVLKNNKGTGAIQGMKLDTYQIRQNLSLSVDTFKKMPNLKYLKFFISVREHGKLSGLQLPEELESFSEKLRHLEWHAYPLPSLPSNFCPEKLVTLRMPNGQFRRLWNKVQDLVNLKDVNLAGCQELVELPDLSKAKNLRNVDLFGCRSLSNIHPSILSCSTLERLDLTGCSKLETLESQTHFKSLWHLNVSGCKSLAKFSVSSEEVEVLDLMMGVKVLHPSIGRFSKARILHVDGHRLENLPKELSCLKSLETLSLHRCSRVSSKENLHLVFNGLQSLRELYFMDCHYLFELPDNINQLSSLQKLALDGSYVVRLPETIKHLSALETLSLKGCRRLQSLPELPSSIIRLEADNCTLLPIASSSLTNFRPKEDGRSDDSFHNCVNFHVQKHTDSFHQYLRDLAHRYELRRIKRRGGGGRRAMFADINFRIFYQDHRIPKWFTYQTKGASITFELDQPYDLCSSFVLCVVIAPGWPSPIKYGLILQYQCHLEDSDMNKYSTSKILLDDVPAERDFDHIYMSLDRGGIIEAIKAYKLKYGSHSVSECYNNLKVTIEFYFYCCTFQWNQDHDWLIRECAVYPLVAPDSRLKQVELELELGMENKRPRGILEMEHTEGGVGVGSSSDRGPLPSTKKLKELC